One Aspergillus oryzae RIB40 DNA, chromosome 2 genomic window carries:
- a CDS encoding peptide alpha-N-acetyltransferase complex B subunit NAT3 (acetyltransferase, (GNAT) family), whose amino-acid sequence MSSIRRMSPTDLLSLNLTNLDPLTENYDLGFYLNYLMRWPSLFSSVQDRREGIVGYIMGKTEEQHPSMRHSEHYTPWHGHITVLTVAPAWRRLGHARRLTERLERGSDINDAWFVDLYSVFRRVVNYYSDDPTGMSDSGEDAFDMRKPCSRDKNLQHVRENGEDFLVSPEDVS is encoded by the exons ATGAGTTCCATCCGGCGCATGTCCCCGACGGACTTACTGTCCCTCAACCTCACGAATCTCGACCCATTAACGGAGAACTATGACCTGGGTTTCTACCTCAATTATCTCATGCGGTGGCCTTCCCTCTTCAGCAGCGTCCAAGACCGCCGGGAAGGCATCGTCGGCTACA TCATGGGAAAGACCGAAGAACAACACCCATCAATGCGTCACTCCGAACACTATACTCCCTGGCACGGCCACATCACCGTCTTGACAGTGGCGCCCGCATGGCGTCGGCTTGGCCACGCTCGCCGTCTCACAGAGCGACTCGAGCGTGGATCCGACATCAACGACGCCTGGTTTGTCGACCT ATACTCTGTATTCCGGCGCGTGGTGAATTATTATAGCGATGATCCGACAGGGATGTCAGATTCCGGTGAAGATGCATTTGATATGCGGAAACCATGCTCTCGAGATAAGAATCTACAACATGTACGGGAGAATGGGGAGGATTTCCTTGTTAGTCCGGAGGACGTTTCATAG
- a CDS encoding C2H2-type zinc finger protein (Zn-finger): protein MGQKRKASKGFDTPKKILKQTALDDTDPIYEEAHSDYDYESSDEGSIDSNSLHETPATPISTISARYPSELKTHRCPFDGCTKAFNRPARLQEHLRSHNNERLFKCTHDNCDKTFLRASHLNHHIKSAHTGVRDYVCDRPGCGKSFVTGSRLRRHLAAHDGKEKYRCTEYPPCNETFRKHSTLQKHITTVHLKRKPFQCPNIDPSTGQQCSMAFDTAGHLRAHESRVHTEKRFSCTECSQHMEVTDPSSNNPSAGMSAVTFPTYALLQAHIKTAHPPQCPNCSITCSTARELRRHLEVAHGDVSLEERKVFPCVVPGCDRSFTKKGNLTVHIRTVHQGEKRFVCGETDLSGSKRVAGWNGDGCGKRYGSKLALEEHIRTAHLGCLNAKAERRQRLGLGKGQQNAQNRPTGISALAALTGEGYAEETGRRISCFFDTCAHRFHRNYDLWVHMGSKHSCTEDEIRDMFMQRALLAEDSEPITGDMLGIYGLEFDNDDPSYEPYILGEASGASADLSAKDENTLAGLNLQEFPSTLEFDSNFMMQDVNSKTSNADDMAMIDPLLAYNMMDA, encoded by the exons ATGggtcaaaaaagaaaagcttcaaAAGGCTTTGATAcacccaagaagatcctcaagcAGACGGCGCTGGATGATACCG ACCCGATCTATGAGGAAGCTCATTCCGACTACGACTACGAATCATCAGATGAAGGGAGTATAGATAGCAATAGCCTCCATGAAACCCCGGCAACTCCCATATCAACGATCTCAGCCAGGTACCCTTCCGAGCTAAAGACTCACCGCTGCCCTTTCGACGGATGCACAAAGGCCTTCAATCGCCCAGCTCGCCTCCAGGAGCATCTTCGTTCGCATAATAACGAAAGGCTCTTCAAATGTACACACGATAACTGCGATAAGACATTTTTGCGAGCTTCGCATTTGAACCATCATATCAAGAGCGCTCACACCGGAGTACGAGATTACGTATGTGACCGACCGGGGTGTGGGAAGAGCTTTGTAACTGGGTcccgtcttcgtcgtcatctaGCTGCCCatgatggaaaagaaaagtaccGTTGTACAGAATACCCCCCTTGCAATGAAACCTTTCGAAAGCACTCGACCCTCCAGAAGCATATAACGACCGTCCACTTGAAGCGAAAACCATTCCAATGTCCGAATATTGACCCAAGCACTGGTCAACAATGCTCTATGGCTTTTGACACAGCTGGTCACCTGCGAGCACATGAGAGTCGAGTTCATACGGAAAAGCGGTTCAGCTGCACAGAGTGTTCGCAGCATATGGAAGTAACCGACCCGTCCTCAAATAATCCTTCGGCTGGCATGTCTGCAGTGACTTTTCCTACctatgctcttcttcaggcTCACATCAAAACTGCCCATCCCCCACAATGCCCTAACTGTTCTATCACATGCTCGACAGCCCGTGAACTACGTCGGCATCTTGAAGTCGCACACGGCGATGTAAGTCTCGAAGAACGGAAAGTGTTCCCGTGTGTAGTCCCCGGGTGTGATCGAAGCTTCACGAAGAAGGGGAACCTGACGGTCCATATCAGGACCGTCCATCAAGGCGAGAAACGGTTTGTCTGTGGCGAGACAGATCTCTCGGGCTCCAAAAGGGTAGCGGGGTGGAATGGCGATGGGTGTGGAAAACGATATGGAAGCAAACTCGCTCTCGAAGAACATATTCGTACCGCACATCTTGGTTGCCTGAATGCTAAAGCTGAACGACGACAACGTCTTGGTCTGGGTAAAGGACAGCAGAATGCTCAAAATAGACCTACTGGTATATCAGCGCTGGCCGCTCTGACGGGTGAGGGTTACGCCGAGGAAACAGGTCGCCGTATTTCGTGTTTCTTTGACACTTGCGCGCACCGCTTTCACCGCAACTATGATCTTTGGGTGCATATGGGCAGCAAACACAGCTGCACAGAGGACGAGATCCGCGATATGTTCATGCAGCGAGCATTGTTGGCTGAAGACTCGGAGCCTATCACCGGTGACATGCTTGGAATCTACGGCCTAGAGTTTGACAACGATGACCCCTCTTATGAACCGTATATACTAGGGGAAGCCTCGGGTGCGAGCGCAGACCTGAGCGCAAAGGACGAAAATACCCTCGCGGGCCTGAACCTACAAGAATTCCCTAGTACCCTGGAATTCGACTCCAACTTTATGATGCAAGATGTTAATTCGAAGACATCAAATGCTGATGATATGGCGATGATTGACCCTTTACTAGCATATAATATGATGGACGCATAG
- a CDS encoding PH domain protein (predicted protein), which produces MGRSRVLSFISAFGGSSRKDRPEQRHRAFSASVAGNTPPSRVDTDTPSPQDASPTGLSSNDRRISRPASTIFSHDPPFIEISQDTAPELQPIFTFLNSHANKLYHEGYFLKLNDLDNPLSLWDAAALDAAGEKESPPTFINLADASIKVIETLPTRNSETPTVKNVLSICSAGQNRYLLHFNSFHSLVQWTSAIRLSLFEHTSLYEAYTGAIIAGKGKSLNGIRTILERNRFKHEDWARVRFGAGTPWRRCWFVITPPNEKEFQKAQKSLKKKSAYDRAPKLVTGNIMFYETKKTKKAKPIATITNAYSAYAIYPQSEALIDQSTLVKIEGDVTIHSQQQSSSEGFVFVMPESHPAVSGFETMIRFLMPTFDTFNLYGRPTRLIAATNHIKSIMFAFPKQRRYGYLDILDIANLMQTAGSQDWSEAEWRKQLKEATARRMAAAGSRTSSISSKPRFRASLPGRHSNIHAGLRRNETFPESEPGYNQSTDAIVQEESNDANFSPIYHARGASDTAGLSAIRKPAQASVVESSPSSSARDLIQAGNERPSTNEFNDQSSSDSDWRQRLDSHTVPEAEAIREHFREPSPPSPVSNPPAFTHGPGEMPSARPHPSPDLRKANNRMSNATLAQLAAASGRMNLLGAMSSEAQEVREADNQKPQTPTPTDSYRAEFEMPSVPSLLSESSDKRGSPQEQGPPTPEHRTSVFGPPLEKLNGSNLHIDTKRSVRRKPVPGQQYKDSAVSSPIEPSFDDLRHTVDEEALNRVSSYQPSFPSPVRERHQEDESVYDDESTTSPDYASTHGSVYSKRSTKSIPRPRMGVMKTVGTEPRRDLVIGDAHYSVDEPSQKHNPDIPSVDFGPTMTLMPTTGRPTTSDTLKKLGHQRSDSESTERQRYSQMDRGHSRSPSQDEFRRSVLWQPGMAAARPITPGLTPEQFVQQRAAPSPPLHVHHRTSSATPTTPPARPVSGDWMAHNRSHSQMSIGRESQGRPRSRGANSMINYNDISSHLSAREQEHVARMTGSSFFNLSSGNKKQQQPVNPMGLVGAIDAREREKKSIMEGMSSHMVQHAIAQRQQQWQQHPIPPASSYGIQSGTQNSVYNIPAASHTWDALNQSYRPEEPRRQSWYGQLQTPQPQAYQQSQYFGQQPGHFANAHAMHY; this is translated from the exons ATGGGTCGCTCGCGTG TGCTATCTTTCATATCGGCATTCGGTGGCTCGTCCCGCAAAGATCGTCCAGAACAACGTCATCGGGCATTCTCAGCTTCAGTCGCAGGGAACACACCTCCGTCAAGAGTGGATACAGATACACCCTCCCCTCAAGATGCTTCGCCAACAGGATTGTCGTCGAACGATCGCCGGATATCGCGGCCTGCGTCAACGATCTTTTCACATGATCCTCCGTTCATAGAGATTTCCCAAGATACGGCCCCAGAGCTCCAGCCGATATTCACTTTCCTCAACAGTCATGCGAACAAGCTGTACCATGAAGGTTATTTTCTGAAATTGAATGATTTAGATAACC CTCTTTCATTGTGGGATGCCGCTGCGCTGGACGCAGCgggtgaaaaagaaagcccTCCAACTTTTATCAACCTGGCGGATGCGTCCATCAAAGTG ATCGAGACGCTACCTACGCGGAATTCGGAGACACCGACAGTGAAGAACGTTCTAAGTATCTGCTCAGCGGGTCAGAATCGATACCTTCTGCACTTTAACTCCTTCCATTCTCTGGTGCAATGGACTTCAGCCATCCGATTATCCTTGTTTGAACATACGTCACTGTACGAGGCATACACCGGTGCAATCATTGcaggaaaggggaagagcCTCAACGGTATACGCACTATTCTCGAACGCAATCGCTTCAAGCATGAGGACTGGGCTCGTGTGAGATTCGGGGCGGGGACGCCTTGGAGGCGGTGTTGGTTTGTTATCACCCCTCCAAATGAAAAGGAATTCCAAAAAGCGCAGAAGTCTCTTAAGAAAAAGTCAGCCTATGACCGGGCACCTAAACTGGTCACAGGAAACATTATGTTCTatgagacgaagaaaacgaagaaagCGAAGCCGATTGCGACAATCACCAATGCCTACAGTGCTTACGCTATATATCCTCAGTCCGAGGCACTGATTGATCAATCCACCCTGGTAAAGATTGAGGGCGATGTCACAATTCATTCTCAGCAACAGTCGAGTTCAGAAGGATTTGTTTTCGTCATGCCAGAGTCACATCCAGCCGTGTCTGGGTTCGAAACGATGATACGGTTCCTGATGCCCACTTTCGACACTTTTAATCTTTATGGACGCCCTACTCGTCTAATTGCCGCTACGAATCACATTAAGAGCATTATGTTTGCGTTTCCGAAACAGCGACGTTATGGCTATCTGGACATCTTGGATATCGCCAATTTGATGCAAACCGCGGGTAGTCAGGATTGGAGTGAGGCAGAATGGAGGAAACAGCTGAAGGAGGCGACTGCACGTCGCATGGCAGCTGCTGGTAGCAGAACAAGCAGCATCTCCAGCAAACCACGTTTTCGAGCGAGTCTTCCAGGTCGTCACAGCAATATTCACGCTGGACTTCGCCGAAACGAGACCTTCCCGGAGAGCGAACCTGGCTACAATCAGTCCACCGATGCGATAGTTCAAGAGGAGTCTAATGACGCAAATTTCTCGCCAATCTATCATGCACGAGGTGCTTCAGATACAGCTGGACTCTCCGCTATCAGAAAGCCGGCGCAGGCTTCTGTAGTCGAAAGCTCTCCATCGTCTTCGGCGCGTGACTTAATACAAGCTGGAAACGAGCGTCCTAGTACCAACGAGTTCAATGATCAGAGCAGCTCTGATAGTGACTGGAGGCAACGTTTGGATTCTCACACTGTGCCTGAGGCCGAAGCTATTCGAGAACATTTCCGggagccttctcctccttcaccCGTCTCCAATCCCCCGGCTTTCACCCATGGACCAGGCGAAATGCCCTCAGCACGGCCGCACCCGTCGCCAGATCTGAGGAAAGCTAATAATAGAATGTCGAACGCGACACTTGCGCAGCTTGCTGCCGCTTCAGGAAGGATGAACCTGCTCGGCGCCATGTCCTCTGAAGCCCAGGAGGTCAGAGAGGCTGACAATCAGAAGCCTCAAACTCCAACTCCTACCGATTCTTACAGGGCTGAATTTGAGATGCCAAGTGTCCCTTCCTTGTTGTCGGAATCGAGTGACAAGAGAGGTAGCCCACAGGAACAGGGTCCGCCAACACCAGAGCATAGGACCAGCGTATTCGGTCCCCCTCTAGAGAAGCTAAACGGGAGCAACCTCCATATTGATACCAAAAGGTCTGTCAGGAGAAAGCCAGTTCCTGGCCAGCAGTACAAAGACTCTGCTGTATCAAGCCCCATTGAACCTAGTTTTGATGATCTGCGCCATACTGTTGACGAAGAGGCCCTGAACCGTGTCAGCTCTTACCAGCCATCTTTCCCTTCGCCTGTTAGGGAGCGCCACCAGGAGGACGAAAGCGTTTATGACGATGAATCCACAACTTCCCCAGACTACGCTAGTACGCATGGGTCCGTCTACAGCAAACGTTCTACTAAATCGATACCTAGGCCGAGAATGGGCGTAATGAAGACTGTCGGAACGGAGCCCAGGAGGGATCTGGTCATTGGTGATGCTCACTATTCCGTCGACGAACCATCACAAAAACATAACCCTGATATCCCCAGTGTTGATTTCGGTCCAACGATGACTCTCATGCCAACGACTGGGCGTCCGACTACTTCCGAtacattgaagaagctcggTCACCAGAGGAGTGACTCGGAATCCACCGAAAGACAGCGATACTCTCAGATGGACCGAGGCCACTCACGGTCACCAAGCCAGGATGAGTTCCGACGAAGTGTCTTGTGGCAGCCTGGGATGGCCGCCGCACGTCCAATTACACCTGGTCTCACGCCAGAGCAGTTCGTGCAGCAGCGTGCAGCACCCAGCCCACCACTCCATGTACATCACCGGACTTCTTCTGCGACCCCAACAACCCCACCGGCACGGCCTGTATCCGGTGATTGGATGGCTCACAACCGATCTCATTCTCAAATGAGCATTGGTAGAGAGAGCCAAGGGCGACCCCGTTCTCGCGGCGCCAATAGTATGATTAACTATAACGATATCTCGTCCCACCTTTCTGCTCGGGAACAGGAACATGTAGCTCGGATGACAGGTTCATCGTTCTTTAATCTCAGCAGTGGGAACaaaaagcagcaacaaccgGTTAACCCAATGGGATTAGTGGGTGCTATTGATGCTCGGGAGCgtgagaagaagagcattATGGAGGGCATGTCGTCTCACATGGTGCAGCATGCTATCGCCCAGCGTCAACAGCAGTGGCAGCAGCATCCGATACCCCCAGCCAGCTCATATGGAATCCAAAGTGGCACCCAAAACAGTGTTTACAATATCCCAGCGGCGAGCCACACATGGGATGCCCTCAATCAATCTTACCGACCTGAGGAGCCCCGACGCCAATCTTGGTATGGGCAACTTCAAACCCCGCAACCTCAGGCATATCAGCAAAGCCAGTATTTCGGCCAGCAACCTGGTCACTTTGCCAATGCACACGCCATGCATTATTGA
- a CDS encoding uncharacterized protein (monocarboxylate transporter) codes for MSSDSIAWIGSLQSFLLMLFGVVTGPLFDAGYFRGLVTFGTFGLPFGLMMTSLSSRFWHLILAQGIVIGLSAGCLFVPSVAILPQYFQKKRGLANGLAASGSSIGGVIYPIMFNKLQERVGFEWATRAIGFLCFGTCCISCCLMRMRFQPKEKRKLFQLSAYKEPQFVMFSLAMFMGFLGFYNFLFYVQSYAIETGIVDSNLGFYLLAMLNAGSTFGRVLPNFVADHAGPLNVLTPAATATAILAFAWIGVHNVPGIIVLAILYGLTSGGFVSLPPVVMASMTKDIRNLGTRLGMVFSTTSFGLLIGTPIGGAILDSTHKYLGVQLFTACCLITASSIFAALRLSRTGFHLAVKA; via the coding sequence ATGTCCTCAGACTCTATTGCCTGGATTGGATCCTTGCAGTCGTTCCTTCTCATGTTGTTCGGAGTCGTGACTGGTCCCCTATTCGATGCAGGCTATTTCCGTGGCCTTGTCACCTTTGGGACCTTTGGGCTGCCATTTGGCCTTATGATGACTAGTCTATCCTCCAGGTTCTGGCACCTAATCCTCGCACAAGGAATCGTTATCGGATTATCAGCCGGCTGCCTATTTGTCCCCTCCGTCGCCATCCTACCTCAGTACTtccaaaagaagagagggttGGCCAATGGACTGGCTGCTTCGGGAAGCAGCATTGGTGGCGTGATCTACCCTATAATGTTCAATAAACTACAGGAGAGGGTTGGGTTCGAATGGGCTACGCGTGCAATAGGGTTCCTTTGTTTCGGAACCTGCTGTATCTCATGTTGTCTCATGAGAATGCGCTTCCAGCCTAAGGAGAAACGTAAATTGTTTCAGCTTTCAGCGTACAAAGAACCGCAATTTGTCATGTTTTCCCTCGCTATGTTCATGGGCTTTTTGGGTTTCTACAACTTCTTATTCTACGTTCAGTCCTACGCCATCGAGACAGGGATTGTCGATTCCAACCTGGGTTTTTATCTTCTTGCAATGTTGAACGCCGGGTCCACCTTTGGACGAGTCTTACCCAACTTCGTTGCCGACCATGCCGGCCCTTTGAACGTCCTCACCCCTgccgccaccgccaccgcTATTCTTGCCTTTGCTTGGATTGGTGTGCACAACGTCCCTGGTATCATTGTCTTGGCCATTCTATATGGTCTCACTTCCGGTGGTTTCGTTTCGCTACCACCGGTGGTTATGGCTAGCATGACCAAGGACATCCGCAACTTGGGAACACGCTTGGGTATGGTTTTCTCAACCACTTCGTTCGGACTGTTAATCGGAACACCAATTGGCGGTGCCATTCTGGACAGCACTCATAAGTATCTTGGTGTCCAGCTTTTTACCGCCTGCTGTCTCATCacagcttcttcaattttTGCCGCGCTGAGACTGTCACGCACTGGCTTCCATCTTGCTGTTAAAGCCTAA
- a CDS encoding uncharacterized protein (predicted protein), translating into MELFRLCPTPPPEHSEEDNSASAIEIPMNTHGYGLLDEKAKEITDTEKRRVEELMQQFTKGFDPGSFPREVMDSLPLLSDNLFPGSYAHLSIILLENCGKMQGIQANLENWIRERYKRWAITFPDDTSITDETFFGAEFEMLRKLLAPLRGEDAARVYWMNSRYPHIVKVCQQLEASVKVIEEFKQDILGAIKSKDEHKTIYSPLPVSQARAAMMSMRDIRLRACRASLSWDGFSESDIELTVFHQYYKNHLARSDPAKARASGWLPPSSPKTPRASAEEAEPGDLAHWPSEDSNNVSLNLMLKTALWLSVARGLAAVHLFCDIARHFTVHKPSARANDSYISYLLHLTQIRISVDGVRSRRSTPFPYRDEALSRCNPDYFGDVWRSNQSLTADLVGNVSFYKGSDENFKLADAPPPRRSFRKEMRTLEQTVAIQGSLAGTSSPVDVRPRGRHVLGSGMIGRIEAPQPTHLPATVPALTRAIERITLAEAHERPLIKQATSMHGKKP; encoded by the exons ATGGAGCTGTTCAGGCTTTGCCCTACGCCCCCTCCGGAGCATTCTGAAGAGGATAACTCCGCCTCGGCCATTGAAATTCCGATGAATACACATGGCTATGGATTGTTGGACGAGAAAGCGAAAGAGATCACCGATACCGAAAAAAGGAGAGTGGAAGAGCTGATGCAGCAGTTCACCAAAGGCTTTGACCCCGGTTCCTTTCCCAGAGAGGTCATGGACAGTCTTCCTTTGCTGTCTGACAACCTTTTCCCCGGATCGTATGCTCATTTATCAATCATTCTGCTCGAGAACTGTGGTAAGATGCAGGGCATTCAGGCAAATTTGGAGAATTGGATTCGTGAGCGTTATAAACGTTGGGCGATCACTTTCCCCGATGATACGAGTATCACGGACGAGACATTCTTCGGCGCCGAGTTCGAGATGCTGAGAAAACTGTTGGCGCCTTTGCGTGGAGAGGATGCTGCGCGTGTATACTGGATGAACTCCAGATATCCGCATATTGTGAAGGTGTGTCAGCAACTTGAGGCCTCTGTGAAAGTCATTGAGGAGTTCAAGCAAGACATCCTGGGAGCAATCAAGTCAAAAGACGAGCACA AAACCATTTACAGCCCTCTTCCTGTATCCCAGGCCCGGGCAGCAATGATGAGTATGAGAGACATTCGACTCCGCGCGTGCAGGGCTTCCCTGAGCTGGGATGGCTTTTCAGAGTCCGATATCGAGCTTACCGTGTTTCATCAGTACTACAAAAACCACCTGGCAAGATCGGACCCAGCGAAAGCGCGCGCATCTGGGTGGCTGCCACCATCGTCGCCGAAAACCCCTCGTGCCTCTGCCGAAGAAGCGGAACCGGGGGATTTGGCTCACTGGCCATCTGAGGATTCCAACAATGTGTCTCTCAACCTGATGCTCAAAACGGCCCTATGGTTGAGCGTGGCGAGAGGATTAGCTGCTGTACATCTCTTCTGCGATATCGCCAGACACTTCACCGTCCACAAACCGTCCGCGAGGGCCAATGACAGTTACATTTCCTACTTGCTACATCTTACTCAGATCAGAATCTCGGTAGATGGGGTTCGATCACGTCGCTCTACACCTTTCCCCTACCGTGACGAGGCCTTGTCCCGCTGCAACCCGGACTACTTTGGTGATGTGTGGCGATCTAACCAGAGTTTGACAGCTGATCTTGTCGGGAACGTGTCTTTCTACAAAGGGTCTGATGAGAACTTCAAGCTCGCAGATGCCCCGCCGCCTCGCCGTTCTTTTCGTAAAGAGATGCGTACACTCGAACAGACTGTTGCGATCCAGGGAAGCTTGGCTGGGACTTCGTCTCCGGTGGATGTTCGCCCAAGGGGGAGGCATGTCCTTGGAAGTGGGATG ATAGGCAGGATTGAGGCTCCTCAGCCAACACACCTTCCAGCCACAGTCCCTGCCCTAACCCGAGCAATAGAACGAATCACCTTGGCAGAAGCTCATGAGCGCCCTCTCATCAAGCAGGCTACATCAATGCACGGCAAGAAGCCTTAG